Proteins encoded by one window of Clostridium cagae:
- the alr gene encoding alanine racemase — MEKIMRPVWAEIDLDAIAYNMRNIKKLAQNKDVIAVVKADCYGHGALDVVPTLLENGASRLAVAVLTEAIELRNNNITAPIMILGYTPEYLFEEVVNYDIEQTVYDLEYAKKLSHLAIKFNKKAKIHIAIDTGMGRIGFIPNEKAIRDIKKIYNLKGLDVIGIFTHFSTSDETDKEYTNEQFNKFTSFIDMLSKVGVKIPIKHISNSGAIIDMPKTYLDSVRAGIILYGYYPSDEINKDNIKLKPALTLKASLTRVQELDINSYISYGKTFKTERKSIIATLPIGYADGYSRLLAPGAKVIINGKFAPIIGRICMDQCMIDVTDIDDIHVGDEVIILGEDGNLKLTANDLAKSMGTINYEILCMLKYRIPRVYMKNGKIFNVRNYL, encoded by the coding sequence ATGGAAAAAATAATGAGACCAGTATGGGCAGAAATAGATTTAGATGCAATAGCATATAATATGAGAAACATAAAGAAATTAGCACAGAATAAAGATGTAATTGCAGTTGTAAAGGCTGATTGTTATGGACACGGAGCTTTAGATGTAGTTCCAACACTACTTGAAAATGGTGCTTCTAGACTTGCTGTTGCTGTTTTAACTGAAGCAATTGAGCTTAGAAACAACAATATAACTGCTCCAATTATGATTTTAGGATACACTCCTGAATATTTATTTGAAGAAGTAGTCAATTATGATATAGAACAAACTGTTTATGATTTAGAATATGCAAAAAAATTATCACATTTAGCTATAAAATTTAATAAAAAAGCCAAAATTCATATTGCTATTGATACAGGTATGGGTAGAATTGGATTTATTCCAAATGAAAAGGCAATTAGAGATATTAAGAAAATATATAATTTGAAAGGTCTAGATGTAATTGGTATATTTACTCACTTCTCAACTTCTGATGAAACTGATAAGGAATATACTAATGAACAATTTAATAAGTTTACATCTTTTATAGATATGCTTTCAAAGGTTGGAGTTAAAATTCCAATAAAGCATATATCTAATAGTGGTGCTATTATAGATATGCCAAAAACTTATTTAGACAGCGTAAGGGCTGGTATAATACTATATGGATATTATCCATCTGATGAAATAAATAAAGATAATATTAAGTTAAAACCGGCTCTAACTCTAAAAGCCAGTTTAACACGTGTACAAGAATTAGATATAAACAGTTATATAAGTTATGGTAAAACATTTAAAACTGAAAGAAAAAGCATTATAGCAACTCTACCTATTGGATATGCTGATGGATACTCTAGATTGCTTGCTCCTGGCGCTAAAGTTATAATAAATGGAAAATTTGCTCCAATTATTGGTCGAATATGCATGGATCAATGTATGATTGATGTTACTGATATTGATGATATTCATGTTGGTGATGAAGTAATAATTCTTGGAGAAGATGGTAATTTAAAATTAACTGCTAATGATCTTGCTAAATCTATGGGAACAATAAATTATGAAATTCTTTGTATGCTTAAATATAGAATACCTAGAGTTTATATGAAAAATGGTAAAATATTTAATGTTAGAAATTATCTTTAA
- a CDS encoding L,D-transpeptidase family protein: MRKRRHKPTKDIATIKATIVCICILIAIYLGGSAYFAKHFYFGSQINGINVGGATVEDAKELLASEILQYKLELELRDDKKEEIKGDSIELTYDPKDKIENLKSDQKAFSWPKSIFSKSHSILNDIVTFNEDLLDKQLENLSCVKENIINPKNPSFEYTNNGYKVLPEVKGNKIKKEEFSDVVKNAIINGDTKINLEEMNCYENPKFTLDSKEVSEAKDLLDKYSKLEITYDFEDSKEVLDGSTIHNWLYVNDDMEVMISEKNANQYIYSLASKYNTFSKTREFHTSLGETVNVDGGNYGWIIDKQAEANSLIETIKKGESVTKEPAYSQTAISRGKNDIGDTYLEINFAKQHVWYYKEGQLIADGDVVTGNVSNNWGTPVGTYRLNYIERNATLKGENYSSPVNYWMPFNGNIGLHDATWRTEFGGQIYLANGSHGCINAPYELAQKIFENIKAGTPVVCY; encoded by the coding sequence ATGAGAAAACGAAGGCACAAACCTACCAAAGACATTGCAACTATTAAAGCTACAATAGTATGTATATGTATTTTAATTGCTATTTATTTGGGAGGGTCAGCATATTTTGCAAAACATTTTTATTTTGGATCACAAATTAATGGTATAAATGTTGGAGGTGCAACTGTTGAAGATGCAAAGGAGTTATTAGCTTCTGAAATTTTACAGTATAAACTTGAACTCGAATTAAGGGACGATAAAAAAGAAGAAATTAAAGGTGATAGCATAGAATTGACTTATGATCCTAAAGATAAGATAGAAAATTTAAAGAGTGATCAAAAAGCATTCTCTTGGCCAAAATCTATATTCAGTAAAAGTCATTCTATATTAAATGATATAGTAACTTTTAATGAAGATTTATTAGATAAACAATTAGAAAATCTTTCTTGTGTTAAAGAAAATATAATAAATCCTAAAAATCCTAGCTTTGAATATACGAATAATGGTTACAAGGTTTTACCAGAAGTGAAAGGAAATAAAATAAAAAAAGAAGAATTTTCTGATGTAGTAAAAAATGCTATTATTAATGGAGACACAAAAATAAATTTAGAGGAAATGAACTGTTACGAAAATCCAAAATTCACATTAGATTCAAAAGAAGTTAGTGAAGCGAAAGATCTACTTGATAAATATTCTAAATTAGAAATAACATATGATTTTGAAGATAGTAAAGAAGTATTAGATGGTTCTACAATACATAATTGGCTTTACGTTAATGATGATATGGAAGTAATGATTAGTGAAAAAAATGCTAATCAATATATTTATTCTTTAGCAAGTAAATATAATACTTTTTCTAAAACAAGAGAATTTCATACATCGTTAGGAGAAACAGTAAATGTTGATGGTGGAAATTATGGATGGATTATAGACAAGCAGGCAGAAGCAAATTCACTAATTGAAACGATAAAAAAAGGTGAAAGTGTTACAAAAGAGCCTGCATATTCCCAAACAGCTATATCACGTGGAAAAAATGATATTGGTGATACATACTTAGAAATTAATTTTGCGAAGCAACATGTATGGTATTATAAAGAAGGTCAATTAATAGCAGATGGTGATGTTGTTACAGGTAATGTTAGCAACAATTGGGGAACTCCAGTAGGAACATATAGATTAAACTATATAGAACGAAATGCTACATTAAAAGGTGAGAACTATAGCTCTCCTGTTAATTATTGGATGCCGTTTAATGGAAATATAGGACTTCATGATGCAACTTGGAGAACAGAATTTGGTGGACAAATTTATTTAGCAAATGGTTCACATGGATGTATTAATGCTCCATATGAATTAGCTCAAAAAATATTTGAAAATATAAAGGCCGGAACTCCTGTAGTTTGTTATTAA
- a CDS encoding NAD(P)-dependent oxidoreductase: MKKIGFIGVGVMGKSMVRNLMEKGFEVSIYTRTKSKVMDVIEEGAKWCDDIKTCVKNKDFIITIVGYPKDVEEVYFGKNGILANAKECACVIDMTTTSPKLSVKIYDEAKKRNIKALDAPVSGGDTGAKNATLAIMVGGDLETFDKCHDVLASMGNNIIYEGKAGSGQHTKMANQIAIAGAISGVCEAMTYAKGANLDVQKMLDSISTGAAGSWQMSNMAPRMLKGDFDPGFFIKHFIKDMKLALEESEEASLNLEVLKKVLEMYNILDKNNLGELGTQALIKYYEEYSK; encoded by the coding sequence ATGAAAAAAATTGGATTTATTGGTGTTGGAGTAATGGGGAAATCTATGGTTAGAAATTTAATGGAAAAAGGTTTTGAAGTTTCTATTTACACTCGTACAAAGAGTAAAGTGATGGATGTTATTGAAGAAGGTGCTAAATGGTGTGATGATATAAAGACTTGTGTAAAAAATAAGGATTTTATAATAACCATAGTTGGATATCCTAAAGATGTAGAAGAAGTTTATTTTGGAAAAAACGGTATTTTAGCAAATGCCAAGGAATGTGCTTGCGTTATAGATATGACAACTACAAGTCCTAAACTTTCAGTAAAAATATATGATGAAGCTAAAAAAAGAAACATTAAAGCATTAGATGCTCCAGTATCAGGTGGAGATACAGGGGCTAAAAATGCAACATTAGCTATAATGGTAGGTGGAGATTTAGAAACATTTGATAAATGCCATGATGTATTAGCTAGTATGGGAAATAATATTATATATGAAGGAAAAGCAGGTAGTGGTCAACATACTAAAATGGCAAATCAAATAGCAATTGCAGGTGCTATTTCAGGAGTGTGTGAAGCAATGACTTATGCTAAAGGTGCTAACTTAGATGTTCAAAAGATGTTAGATAGTATAAGTACAGGTGCAGCTGGAAGTTGGCAAATGAGTAATATGGCACCTCGTATGCTAAAAGGAGATTTTGATCCAGGATTTTTTATAAAGCATTTTATAAAAGATATGAAATTAGCCCTTGAAGAATCAGAAGAAGCATCATTGAATTTAGAAGTATTAAAAAAAGTTTTAGAGATGTATAATATTTTGGATAAAAATAACCTAGGGGAACTAGGAACTCAAGCTCTTATTAAGTATTATGAAGAGTATAGTAAATAG
- a CDS encoding PLP-dependent cysteine synthase family protein, giving the protein MNNILNKINNLEKLIGNTPLVEILFKYKGKKLKVYSKLEYYNYTGSIKDRMALYILKKAYLNNSIKQNYTIVETTSGNTGISFSAIGSYLGNSIDIYMPDWMSDERKKLLSSFNANLILVSKKEGGFLKCLELTEKRKLSSDTVFLPCQFSNNDNAEAHFLSTGPEIWNVLNNSGIIPTAFVAGVGTGGTIMGIGRYLKANNANMKIYPLEPSNSPTLSTGFQVSEHRIQGIVDEFIPPILDLKKLNEVISVDDGDAIIMAQKLSRILGLGVGISSGANFLGAIKALELNGYKGNVVTVFADDNKKYLSTDLMKFEPIKDTFISSNIELIGLKRL; this is encoded by the coding sequence ATGAATAATATACTTAATAAAATAAATAACTTAGAAAAGCTTATTGGTAATACCCCTCTTGTCGAAATATTATTTAAATATAAAGGGAAAAAATTAAAGGTATATTCAAAACTTGAATATTATAATTACACTGGAAGCATAAAAGATAGAATGGCTTTATATATTTTGAAAAAAGCTTATTTAAATAATTCTATAAAACAAAACTATACTATAGTTGAGACAACTAGTGGAAATACTGGTATATCATTTTCAGCTATAGGCTCTTATCTCGGAAATTCTATTGATATTTATATGCCTGATTGGATGAGTGATGAACGAAAAAAACTTTTATCAAGCTTTAATGCTAACTTAATATTAGTTTCTAAAAAAGAAGGTGGATTTTTAAAATGTTTAGAACTTACAGAAAAAAGGAAATTAAGTTCTGATACTGTATTTCTTCCATGTCAATTTTCTAATAACGACAATGCAGAAGCTCACTTTCTGTCCACAGGACCTGAGATATGGAATGTCTTAAATAATTCAGGTATTATTCCTACTGCTTTTGTTGCTGGTGTTGGAACTGGTGGAACAATTATGGGAATAGGTAGATATCTAAAAGCTAATAATGCTAACATGAAAATCTATCCTTTAGAACCATCAAACTCCCCTACACTTTCCACTGGCTTTCAAGTAAGTGAACATCGAATTCAAGGAATTGTTGATGAATTTATTCCACCTATACTTGACTTAAAAAAATTAAATGAAGTCATAAGTGTTGATGATGGTGATGCTATAATAATGGCACAAAAACTCTCTAGAATTTTAGGTTTAGGAGTTGGTATATCATCTGGTGCTAATTTTTTGGGTGCTATAAAAGCGCTTGAATTAAATGGTTACAAAGGAAATGTAGTAACAGTATTTGCTGATGATAATAAAAAGTATTTAAGTACTGATTTAATGAAATTCGAACCAATTAAAGATACCTTTATTTCATCAAATATTGAATTAATAGGTTTAAAACGATTATAA
- a CDS encoding aminotransferase-like domain-containing protein, translating into MIFSTLNINKNKPIYLQIKQHIINGIKKGELKRDSKLPSTREVSKFLNISRNSVISAYEELESNGIIVTKRGIGTFIAIESETKCYSYNIDYSSMTNDYSNNLRNLDIIKDEFPYKKGLISFKSIAPESNLFNLDDFKRALLDAWSYENTNLLNYGYAKGYKPLIDYFFDYMIKKRVNVDSKDILITNGFTEAFDIVMSSLTTKGDTIICEKPTHNTAIKIMKSYGLNVVQINMDKDGLDLIELEKGLSECKPKFGYLIPSYNNPTGIVTKSERRKEIYNLFRKYSVPIIEDGFNEELLYSSSPIDPIASLAGEGNGIIYIGSLSKILFPGLRIGWIFADQKLIDILESVKRGKTIHSSFLDQSAFYYYLKSGSFNKYLKNVRKYYKDKYNLVIETINNHIPYEYITGEGGLHIFIKLKDHINSRQLLELCYKDGVMFMPGDIFYEGNADETTFRIGFGRVTDNDIRIGIKIIGDNIKLLSRKSKI; encoded by the coding sequence TTGATATTTTCTACTCTTAATATCAATAAAAATAAACCTATTTATTTACAAATAAAACAACATATTATTAATGGAATAAAAAAAGGTGAATTAAAAAGAGATAGTAAACTTCCTTCCACAAGAGAAGTAAGTAAATTTTTAAATATAAGTAGAAATTCCGTTATTTCTGCTTATGAAGAATTAGAAAGCAACGGGATTATAGTTACTAAAAGAGGTATTGGTACTTTTATTGCAATAGAAAGTGAGACTAAATGTTATTCCTATAATATAGACTACTCTTCTATGACAAATGATTATTCTAATAACCTTAGAAATTTGGATATAATAAAAGATGAATTTCCTTATAAAAAAGGTCTAATATCCTTTAAGTCTATAGCACCTGAAAGTAATCTTTTCAATCTTGATGATTTTAAAAGAGCTTTATTAGATGCATGGTCATATGAAAATACTAACCTTTTAAATTATGGGTATGCCAAAGGATACAAGCCATTAATTGATTATTTTTTTGATTATATGATAAAAAAAAGAGTTAATGTAGATAGTAAAGATATTTTAATAACAAATGGTTTTACGGAAGCTTTTGATATAGTAATGTCTTCTTTAACTACAAAAGGCGATACTATTATTTGTGAAAAGCCTACTCATAATACTGCAATAAAAATAATGAAATCATATGGTTTAAATGTTGTACAAATTAATATGGATAAGGATGGTTTAGATTTAATTGAACTCGAAAAAGGATTAAGTGAGTGCAAACCTAAATTTGGATACTTAATACCTTCTTATAATAATCCAACTGGTATTGTAACTAAGAGTGAAAGGCGAAAAGAAATATATAATCTTTTTAGAAAATATTCTGTTCCAATAATAGAAGATGGATTTAATGAAGAACTTTTATATTCTAGTTCTCCAATTGATCCCATAGCATCTTTAGCTGGAGAGGGTAATGGTATTATATATATAGGTAGCCTTTCAAAAATTTTATTTCCTGGACTTAGAATTGGTTGGATATTTGCTGATCAAAAACTTATAGATATTTTAGAAAGTGTAAAACGTGGAAAAACAATTCATTCTTCTTTTTTAGACCAAAGTGCTTTCTATTATTATTTAAAAAGTGGTTCTTTTAATAAATATTTGAAGAATGTTAGAAAATATTATAAAGATAAATATAATCTTGTTATCGAAACGATAAATAATCACATTCCTTATGAATATATAACTGGTGAGGGTGGTCTACATATTTTTATTAAATTAAAAGATCATATAAATTCCAGACAACTATTAGAATTATGTTATAAAGATGGAGTTATGTTTATGCCTGGAGATATTTTTTATGAAGGTAATGCTGATGAAACTACTTTTAGAATTGGGTTCGGTAGAGTAACTGATAATGATATAAGAATAGGTATTAAAATCATAGGAGATAATATAAAACTTTTATCAAGAAAATCTAAAATATAA